The Streptomyces sp. WZ-12 genome segment CTCGGCGAGGTTGTCGACGGCGGCGGTGCGGGCCTGCCTGATGTGCCCGAGGGCGGTCTCCGGCCGCCCCGGTACGGCGCGTTCGGCGGCCCTCAGGAGCAGTTGGATGCTGGAGAGCCCCTGGGCGAGGGTGTCGTGGATCTCGCGGGCCAGCCGCTCCCGTTCGGCGAGCACGCCGGCGGCCCGTTCCGCGGCGGCCAGTTCGCTGCGGGCCGCGGTGAGCTCCTCGATGAGGCGGCGGCGCTGCTCGCTCTCCCGGTAGAGGGCCTGGTAACCGAAGACGACGGCGACGGCGACCGCGGCGCCCAGGAAGGGGCCGATGACCGTGCCGACGCTGAGGGTGTGGGTGTGCCAGGCGAAGCCGGCGATGGCGGCGGCCGTACTGGCGGCGACCGCGGGCAGCGCCCAACGGGGCGGCAGCAGGTGCAGTTCGACGAAGAACAGCGGGAAGGCCAGCCAGACGCCGTCCGGGGTGAGCGCCAGCAGCACCAGCCACACCGCGACCACGGTGGCGAGCCAGACGGCGGCGGCGGAACTGCGGGCCCGGAGCAGCGCGGGCCCCAGGACGTAGAGCGCCAGGAGGACCACCGAGGTGGCGAGCACGGCCGGGGCGGCGGGGGCCCCGTCGGCCAGGGCGCGCACGGCGGCGAGCGCGAGCAGCCCGGCCACCATCAGGTGGAGGCACAGGCGTAGCACGCGCACAACGGGGATGAGGGAGAGGTCGGTCCTGGCTTGTTCGATCACGGCCTCTTCAGGCTACGGGCCGGTGGCGACCCCGGCATCAATCGAAAGGTGGAGCCGGGACCGCACCCTTCGGCTCCGGTGAACCACTCCCGGGCGCGATGCCGCGCGCCCCTGTGGCGGGCGACGGTGGGGGCAGCCGCCGGGCAGTGGGCCCGGCATCGATCCGAGGATGGCCGCGCCGGTGTTCGTCGCCTTCAGAGACCTGAGATTCGCCAAGGGGCGGTTCGCCCTGATGGGGACCGTCGTCACGCTGATCACGGTGTTGGTGGGGCTGCTGTCCGGGCTGACGGCGGGGCTGGGCCGGGAGAACACCTCGGTGATCACCGGGCTGCCCGCCGACCACCTGGTCTTCGCCGCCCCCGCCGGGGACGGCAAGCCGTCGTTCACCGACTCCCGGCTGCCGGAGCGGACGGTGCGCCAGTGGGCCCAGGTGCCCGGGGTGCGCAGCGCTGACCCGTTGGGGATCTCCCCCGCGAAGGTCGAGGGGGCCGGTGGGAAGACCGCGGCGGTCTCGGTGTTCGGGGTGCGGCCCCGTTCCCGGCTCGCGCCGTCCTCCGGGCCGGCCGCTGACGGCACCGTGGTGCTGTCGCAGAAGGCCGCCGACAAGCTCGGCGCGCGGGCCGGTGACCGGCTCGCGCTGGGCGGCCGGGAGGTGACGGTGACGGCGGTCTCGGGCGCGGCGATGTTCAGCCACACGCCGGTGGTGTGGGCCACGCTCGGCGACTGGCAGCGGTTGTCCGGGAGCCCCGGCGGCGCGGCCTCCGGGGGTGCCACCGTCGTCGCCCTGTCCACCACCGGGACGGACGGCCTGGCCACCGCGGACCGCCGGCTCGGCACCCGCACGGTGACGGCCGCCGACGCCCTGACCGCGATCGGCTCCTACAGCGCCGAGAACGGCTCCCTGCAACTGATGCGCGGTTTCCTGTTCGCCATCTCCGCGCTGGTCATCGGGGCGTTCTTCACGGTCTGGACGATCCAGCGCAGCGGCGACGTGGCGGTCCTCAAGGCGCTCGGCGCCTCCACCCGCTATCTGCTGCGGGACGCGCTCGGCCAGGCCGTCGTCCTGTTGGTGGCCGGCACCGGCCTGGGGACCGCGGTGGCCGCCGGAGTGGGCGCCGCGGTGGGCGGCACCGTGCCGTTCGTGCTCGACGCCACCACCGTGTTGATCCCGGCCCTGATCATGATCGCGCTGGGTGCCGTGGGCGCCGCGCTGTCCATCCGCCGTCTCACCTCCGTCGACCCGCTGACCGCCCTGGGAAGTGCCCGATGAGCCTCGAACTGACCGATGTCACCCTCACCTACCCCGACGGCGACGCCCGTTTGACCGCGCTGGACGCGGTGTCGCTGACCGTGCCGGCCGGCACCGTGACGGCGGTGGTCGGCCCGTCCGGCTCCGGCAAGTCCAGCCTGCTGGCGGTCGCCGCGACGCTGATCCGGCCGGACCGCGGGCGGGTGGTGCTCGACGGCACGGACACCACGGGGCTGCGCCGCGCCGAGCTGACCGCGCTGCGCCGGACCACCGTCGGAACGGTCTTCCAGCAGCCGAACCTGCTGCCGTCGCTGACGGCGGCCGAGCAGCTCCAGGTGATGGCTCATCTGGCGGGCCGCTCGCCCCGCGCGGCCCGCTCCCGGGCCCGCGAACTGCTGGCGGCGGTGGGCCTGTCGGGCCAGGCGGACCGGCGGCCGCACCAGTTGTCGGGCGGTCAGCGGCAACGGGTGAACATCGCCCGGGCGCTGATGAACGAGCCCGCGGTGCTGCTGGTGGACGAGCCGACCAG includes the following:
- a CDS encoding sensor histidine kinase; the encoded protein is MIEQARTDLSLIPVVRVLRLCLHLMVAGLLALAAVRALADGAPAAPAVLATSVVLLALYVLGPALLRARSSAAAVWLATVVAVWLVLLALTPDGVWLAFPLFFVELHLLPPRWALPAVAASTAAAIAGFAWHTHTLSVGTVIGPFLGAAVAVAVVFGYQALYRESEQRRRLIEELTAARSELAAAERAAGVLAERERLAREIHDTLAQGLSSIQLLLRAAERAVPGRPETALGHIRQARTAAVDNLAEARRFVRALSPPDLEAGSLPAALERLCAATARTSGLAVHCQVSGAPTPLPTPHEVALLRIAQSALANTVQHAAADRVELTLSYMDTEVALDVVDDGSGFVPAEVPPPGSAAAGGSGFGLAAMRARARALHGTLAVESAPGEGTALAVTLPCPEPSAVPETAQGAAP
- a CDS encoding ABC transporter permease, whose amino-acid sequence is MFVAFRDLRFAKGRFALMGTVVTLITVLVGLLSGLTAGLGRENTSVITGLPADHLVFAAPAGDGKPSFTDSRLPERTVRQWAQVPGVRSADPLGISPAKVEGAGGKTAAVSVFGVRPRSRLAPSSGPAADGTVVLSQKAADKLGARAGDRLALGGREVTVTAVSGAAMFSHTPVVWATLGDWQRLSGSPGGAASGGATVVALSTTGTDGLATADRRLGTRTVTAADALTAIGSYSAENGSLQLMRGFLFAISALVIGAFFTVWTIQRSGDVAVLKALGASTRYLLRDALGQAVVLLVAGTGLGTAVAAGVGAAVGGTVPFVLDATTVLIPALIMIALGAVGAALSIRRLTSVDPLTALGSAR
- a CDS encoding ABC transporter ATP-binding protein encodes the protein MSLELTDVTLTYPDGDARLTALDAVSLTVPAGTVTAVVGPSGSGKSSLLAVAATLIRPDRGRVVLDGTDTTGLRRAELTALRRTTVGTVFQQPNLLPSLTAAEQLQVMAHLAGRSPRAARSRARELLAAVGLSGQADRRPHQLSGGQRQRVNIARALMNEPAVLLVDEPTSALDHERGAAVLDLLTELTHQRGTATVLVTHDRSHLAAVDAVAEVLDGRLTLGAGAGV